The region gtatctcaaggaaagaaaggtagacgaagagGCACTCGTGTCATCCACGCAACCAGGAAAAATTGGTGTATGCATATGTAATGAAGAGATACCAAAGCTTTACTTGCCGGGATACgctgtgaaaactttgaaattctgcagctttgttgatgcctaaTGTTATTGAACGTTggactgtaagtacaatttgaagtctacaaatataattatgttgagaaggaaaccaattgattggtgccattactcgactctgcaaggcagcgcgcGCTTACGGCTTcccggaaacaaaaacaaaaaacaaactcggtgatcgaatgataaaacaattattgaactcggttatcgcaaaataccgtgatttgtcagtgtctcgcagatcaattatttgccttaGCTTCCCGctttggcaaataattgatctgcttgccactgacaaatcacgatattttgctcaacctcgtccaataattgttaattgccAAACAAAGGCATGGCCCTTCCTTTTGGAAATTCAATGGAATTCTTGTAGATGATGTCAATTATGTTACATTGATAAACGAAAGCGAGTCAATTTGGTTAAACGAATTTAAAGATATTCATAATAAAAGACTTCTCTGGGATCTAATAAAATACAGAATTAGGCAAGTAACAATTAAATACAGTAAGAAGAAGGCAcgtgaaaagcgagaacaaatCTCCAAAATTGAAGCGCCTTTGAAGATTAGTGAGGAACACTGCAGTGCTAACCCTACTGATGCTAACTGTGAACGCGTTGAGATTTTGCAAATGGATATGTCTCCCTCTACGAGGAGATGGCCAAAGGTGCAATAATTCGTTCAAAAGCCACTTGGTATGAAAAGGGAGAAAAAGCAATAGGTAATTCTTGAATTTAGAAAATCACAGGAAAACGAGAAGCTCAGTCCGCAAGGTCTTTAATGATGAGGGTATTTTGGTTACAGAATCTAAAAAAGTCCtactgaaaattgaaaagtacTACTCGAATCTCTCCAAAAGTTATCTCCTCACTCTGACCGAAGATTTGCTATGTAGCTTTCTTAAAATCACCCCGGGATAACATGACTAATTGTTGACCAGGTCAAAACCTGTGAAGGAGCGCTGACTGTTTCTGAATGTTTTAAGTGTCTCCAATTTTTTGGCTGTAATAAGTCACCAGGCATTGATGGACTAACAGTTGAATTTTACAAAGCCTTTTGGAATACAGTAGGAAATTTGGTGGTTGACAGTTTAAATTTCGCCTACGAATAAGGTTAGCTATGGAACTCCCAAAAAGAGGCTATTATAACGTTGATTGAGAAAAAGGATAcggataaaagatatttgtCAAACTGGAGACCAATCTCGCTGATTAACGTGGACGTAAAAATAGGATCAAAAGCCATTGCCAAAAGATTGGAGAAGATTCTTCCATGCGTAATCCATCACAATCAATGCGCATATGTTAAAGGTAGAACgatttttgatgctgttagaaCCATACTAGAGGACGTTATGGATTTCACGGAAAAGTGTCATACGGATGGCAGATTGATCTGCATAGACTTTCAGAAAGCGTTTGATACTGTAAGTAGGGAATTCTTGTTTCGCACTTTATCTGCATTTGTCTTTGGTTCTTCGTTTATTTAATGGGTTTATACTTTGTAcaataatatttccagttgtgtCCTAAACAATAGGCACCTTAAGCAAcagacgttttcgttgacgacgGCGACGTGACGACCGATAAGAGACTGGGGCTAGAACGGCTTCAGGTTGCGGTCGCGACAACAAGTTACCAGCCTTAAGCAAAGCGCGCGAAAACGTGACCGTGCCCGGTGAGCTTTCGCAGAGTTGATGGCAAATTCGTAATCCAAGACAAAGCTTCCGATCACTTTGCATTTCGCCAAGGTTATGTCCAGCTTAAAGGAAACGCGAGATTTACTTTTAGTTTCCCGTGTCAAAGGAATCACAAACGCAAATGATTTGCCATTCTTTACGACGTAAATATGTCAAAAAATCCACTATTTCCGTACGACAACTATGAAGAATTCTCACTGGACAATTTCAGCGAAGAAGAATGCATAGCGGAATTTCGtgttgagaaaaatgatttGCCTGTTTTGGGAGATGCCCTTGGAATTCCACCGGTGTTCCGTTGCTCGCAGAGGTCCGTGTTTGAAGGAATGGAAGGCTTGTGTATGCTGCTTTAAGGCCCATTTTCATCCGAGACCCTTTGcagtcgtttgtttttgttttgaaatcgcGCTATTGTTAAATGGcgaactctgattggtcgacTGTTATAATACTCCCGTCGCCCGGTCTTTTCCAAAGCAAGATACATCACACATCACGACGTGCGAGGAAAGTACGGAGTTCCTTCTTTTAGTAATTATGGAAACAGACGAATCTATTGATTTGCAAGTACATGTGGGACTCAACGCCTACGGGTCAAGAATCTATGAGGGGagcgaagaagaagagaagattGCGGAAGATGAAGAGGTATGTGACAGATTGGTAAAGCCACGTGCAACCATTTGATTTCGATTCAAATTGTACGAATTTCTTTCCTATTATTTGTTGGCGTAAAAATTTTCTTTTCGCTTGCTGTTGCAGATGATATGTAATTGTAAAGGTGCCTGTGCCCGAAAGAAAGGTCAGGGTTTCTGTCTGTGTAAAGCGGCGAACAAGAATTGCTCAACTCGGTGCAGATGTCCTCATTCGAAATGCAAAAACAAGGTAAGTGCGAATGATCGCTCACAGCTTTTTATAACTTCATTTATCCCATATAAATTCGAAGTCTTATCAACATTAAAATTGCGATGTGTCTTCCCTAGGCTCGTGAGAATACCCAAGAAAACGAGCATGACGCCATTGATCCCGATGGAGAAGTACAGCTTGCAAGAGAAGTTCAATCCTCTGCGACTCAAATCGAGGTGTGTAGAAGTGTGTAAAGTCCATTTTACAAATTGCATAAGAAACATGTTGCAGTGAGCCTAAATGGAATAACATACCCAGAGAGTTTAGCAATGAGACGTTTTTCTAACTTTTGACATGCTATCCATGCACAATAATTGACAACACTGTTCGCCATACTATCCTTAATGTCCTTCAAACTACTTGGTACACACCACAAGATTCATTACTAAAAAGCCACGCTGggagaaatttccatttatgTACGAGCACACTATGTACTCTCACCAGCTAGACACTTCAATAACGAGACAGCATTTCAGTCACAAACTGTTTTGACTTGACTGAAGagttttgcaaaaaataaataaaataattgtgacgtgtacATGCAAAGGTATTTAGATACAGTTGCTGCAAACAAGAAAATAGATTGATGTttcataatttctttttttacaggAATTTCTTGCCCCTCTTCAAAGAGAAGACATGGCTTACCTTCTAAGAAATGTTTTGGCTATGGGGAGAGGAAGCTTAGACTTTGCAAAGAATCTTCTTCAAGAAAGGAATGCACCTCCACCTCCCCCTCCAAGTCCTGGTGACACTTGTCCCGAGTGGTGCAAATGCCATGTGTGTAGGCCAATGCCGAACGAAATCGAAAATGTTTGTTGTAAGAGGGTGGCCTGTATTACAAGATTTCAGGCATTCAACAATATTTGCCTAGACAGGGACATCCTTGAGGTTTGCATCAAGGCTCGCTGCGACATACGGGCGGATGAATTCAATTTCTCCATGGAGAGTTTCAGGAAAGCTGCCTATAGACAGTTTGTTCTGTGGAGGTTTGGCAAACTCGGCAGAGGCAATAGGAGGGTTGTGCCCTCGTGTGTAGTATTGTCAATAAGAAGAATGTATCCCTCAGCAGATGGTCAATACATGGGATACAGAAACAGCTAAatagttctttgaaaatacGAAGTACTcccatatttgttttttcaaattcaCTGACACCTGTATTGTGAACAAGTCTGTTCTATGCTTGATGAAAATGCAAGAAATCTTAGAGTAAAGTGTCTAACTGCATTAACCATACATGTCTATGTAAGTAAATAAAATTCTGAACACCCATCTCATGTCTTTTCCTCTTTTGGCCAACACTGGAACAAGTAACATAATATATTTATGGAGAAGAGTATTTTCAAGGGGGCGAGAGTCTTACGAGGGTATTTTTTATGAAATGCCACCAGAACCTCCTACTCTACTGGGTAAGAAATAATATTTGAGCAAATAACTAAAATTAACTGTATTGAAAAAGTTCATGTCTTGCCTTACTTTTGTAAAGTGACATTATGATCAGTGGTATTAAAACATGTTCCTATAATTTACCACGAAACAATGTTTTTATGTGTTTCATCAATGCAGGTGCAATACTaatatttttgaagaaaaactaTAAAATTAATGATCAGTTGTTTCCCCTGTTGAACTGTTCAACTTTTTCAAAGGTGGCTTAGCAAGACGAGATGGCCCTTTCATCAATTCCTCAGTAGAGGGTGCTGCCTTCATGGCAATAGTGGGAGCAATCTGCTTTGGGTTGAACACATTGTCATCAGCTTTCTGAGAAAAGCTTCCCTCCAGAAGACAACGCTCCTTCAACATTTTGGCCATGAGAAAGGGGAAATAGGAGTACGCTTTCTCTTCCTTGACAGTCTCTGCGTGGAATTTTTGTGTGCGCTTAGAGTACTTTCTGTGGCCACGCTCCTCGCCAGCTGCATTCAGTTTCTGCCCTCTACAAAGATGCATATTGTGGTCGATGGCAGCCAGCATAATACGCATGATGAAGTAAGGATACCTAAAAAGTCAAGTCAAAAGACGGGCTCTTTCAGCTATGATTACAAATTAACATTACACAACTCTTACTAGTTAACATGATCAATTCAAATGAAT is a window of Montipora capricornis isolate CH-2021 chromosome 13, ASM3666992v2, whole genome shotgun sequence DNA encoding:
- the LOC138028781 gene encoding uncharacterized protein, with product METDESIDLQVHVGLNAYGSRIYEGSEEEEKIAEDEEMICNCKGACARKKGQGFCLCKAANKNCSTRCRCPHSKCKNKARENTQENEHDAIDPDGEVQLAREVQSSATQIEVCRSV